The genomic region CGTTTTAATTATGGCCGATGATATGGGCCGTGAAACCGTAGGTGCTCATGGAGCATTAGATTACAAAACTCCAGTCCTCGATAAAATGGCGGGTGAAGGCATGAAGTTTAATCACTGTTACTCACTACCATTATGCACCCCCTCTCGTGTCAAGATTATGACGGGCAAGTATAGCTTCCGTAATTACGAAGGTTTTGGTGGCTTGCCACAAGGAGAAAAAACTTTTGGTCATGCGCTACAAAAGGCTGGTTATGAAACATGTGTTGTGGGTAAGTGGCAATTGGGTGGTAAGCATGAACAGATTTTGGGCTTTGGTTGGGATGAGTATTGCCTCTGCAATGGTGTGACGCCCAAAGACCCTAAGGCGAAACCCTTGCGCCAAGGGAAAGAACGTTATTGGTATAATTCAAAAATCATTGCTAATGGGAAGTACTATGAAACGGATGAAATATATGGTCCGGACATGGTAAATGAATATGCCTGTGACTTTATTAAACGTCAAAAAGATAAACCATTTTTTCTTTATTATCCGATGATTCTTCCACATTCTCCATGGGCACCAACGCCTTTAAGTGAAAGCGGAGATAAGAGCGGAAAAAAGATCTGCGAAGTTCGTTATTTTAAAGATAATATTGAATACATCGATCACTTAGTGGGCAATGTATTAAAGGCCTTGGAAGAAAGTGGGCAGCGAGAAAATACAGTGGTGATGTTTACCGGGGATAATGGTACGGGTTATGCAGCATACTGTAATGATTCTAGCACCGAAACCAAACGTTTTTATTCAGTGAACGGAGACAAGCACGAAGAGCTGATTGCTGAAGCAGGAGAAAAGAGCCCGAAGCTAAAAAACACCAAGCCAGGCAAAGGAGAATATATGGAAGGGCCCGTGACTCGTACGAGCTACGGTGATGTTCCTGGACGAAAAGACACAATGTTGCGTGATGGTACGGGAGTGCCGATGATTGTGGATTGGCCGAAGTATAGAGAGCAATATAATGAGCAGGGGCATAGCTGGGATGACTTGATAGATTTTTCAGATTTTTTTGCCACAATTACAGAATTGGCGGATACAAAAGTGGCTTATCCAGTGGATGGAATCTCCTTTGCACCACGTTTACGTGGCGAAGGCAAAAATGATCGTCAGTTTGTATTTTGTCACTACTGGGATTTTGGACGTAGAGCCGAAGGCGCAAGAGATTCTATCCATGATCAACGTTGGAAAATCTATAATGATGGTAGCTTCTTTGATATGAAAAATGATCCCGATGAAAAACAGGCACTCAAAGTTGAAGACTTGAATGAGCAAGGAATTATGGCTCGTGGTCGCTTGATGGCAAGTTATCATGAGCTGAGAGCCATGACTTTGCCAGTGGCTAAAGTCTCTGATTTCAAAAAGCCGCCAGTAGTGAAAAAGAAGAAAAAATCGAATAAGAAAAAGCAAAAATGAAAAAACTCTTTTATCTACTGATTTTCACTGGCGCGTATTTATTGTCAGGGGCTTCAAAGCCAAATATCATCTTGATTTTAGCAGATGATATGGGTTCGGGCGATGTTGGTTATCATGGTGCAGAAGATGCACAGACGCCTGCCATTGATGCGATAGCAAAAGCGGGAGTTTGGTTTCGTCAGGGCTATGCAGCCGCCTCAGTTTGTGGCCCCTCGCGAGCCGGAATTTTGACTGGACGTTATCAGCAATTATTCGGTGTTGTGATGAATGGTGATGCAGATAAGGGAATTCCCTTGGGACAGAAGAATCTGGCTGAACTGCTTAAGCCTGCGGGTTACAAAACTGCAGCGTTTGGTAAGTGGCATTTGGGGAGTAAGAAAGGGCAGTTCCCCAATGATCGTGGTTTTGATTTTTTCTATGGTTTTCATTTTGGTGCTCATGATTACTACCGGGCAGACAAGAAACTCAACAAGAAGAAAAAGGGCTATGCTCCCATTTATTTAAATAAAAAGGTGGTGAATTATCGTGAGGGCGATTACCTCACTGAGAAAATCACCGAGAATGCTTTGACGTTTATAGAGCAGAATAAATCGGAGCCCTTTTTTATGTATGTGGCTTACAATTCAGTTCACTCGCCTTGGCAGGTGCCTGATTCATATTTGAAACGAATTCCTGATTCGGTACCTGAGTATCGACGTTTATTTTTAGCAATGGTCTTAGCAATGGATGATGGCATAGGTGAAATTGAAGCTAAGCTAAAAGATTTAGGCATTGCAGATAATACGATTATTGTATTTACGACTGATAATGGCAGTCCTAAGATTGGTAATAAAAAAGCCAATTCGGGCCAGTTTTGCATGTCAAAAACCAATAATTTTCGTGGCTATAAAGGCGATACTTATGAAGGTGGAATACGAGTGCCGATGGCAATTAAATGGCCAAAAGTTTTACGAGCTTCACAACAATATGATCACCCAGTCATAGCTCATGACTTGGCACCGACTTTCTTGTCGGCAGCAGGTATTGAGTATTCCGATGAACAATTTACAGGAGTTAATTTACTGCCTTATATAAGTGGTGAGAAAAAGGAAATTCCCCACGAGCAGTTATTTTGGCATCGTCATCCTGGTTTAGAAGATTTTGCCCTGCGCCAAGGTGATTGGAAATTAACGTGGAATGATCAAGAGGGGACAAGTAAAGAGTTTATAAAAAGAGCTGAGCTCAAACTTTTTAATCTTGAGCAAGATCCCTATGAAAAAAATGACTTGGCTAAAGCGATGCCCGAAAAAGTTCAAGCATTGAAAAAGACTTATGACCAATGGCATCAAACCCATTTGAAATAGAAATGAGAAGATGAAGAAGAGAGGTCTAGCTTAGCTCGTGCTTGAGGCGACTCACTTCATCCTTGAGGCGCGTCATGACGCGTTTTTTATAGACTGCAATGGTATTGGCGGGCACGTCAATTTCTTCACTTAATTGCTTAGGCAAAGCTCCTGTAGCCAAACGTTTGAAGATCTCAATGATTTTTTCAGAAAAATGGGGAGTGATATTAGTTAA from Lentisphaera profundi harbors:
- a CDS encoding sulfatase yields the protein MKKLFYLLIFTGAYLLSGASKPNIILILADDMGSGDVGYHGAEDAQTPAIDAIAKAGVWFRQGYAAASVCGPSRAGILTGRYQQLFGVVMNGDADKGIPLGQKNLAELLKPAGYKTAAFGKWHLGSKKGQFPNDRGFDFFYGFHFGAHDYYRADKKLNKKKKGYAPIYLNKKVVNYREGDYLTEKITENALTFIEQNKSEPFFMYVAYNSVHSPWQVPDSYLKRIPDSVPEYRRLFLAMVLAMDDGIGEIEAKLKDLGIADNTIIVFTTDNGSPKIGNKKANSGQFCMSKTNNFRGYKGDTYEGGIRVPMAIKWPKVLRASQQYDHPVIAHDLAPTFLSAAGIEYSDEQFTGVNLLPYISGEKKEIPHEQLFWHRHPGLEDFALRQGDWKLTWNDQEGTSKEFIKRAELKLFNLEQDPYEKNDLAKAMPEKVQALKKTYDQWHQTHLK
- a CDS encoding sulfatase-like hydrolase/transferase, with translation MKFLFTVCCLISLSAFADDRPNIVLIMADDMGRETVGAHGALDYKTPVLDKMAGEGMKFNHCYSLPLCTPSRVKIMTGKYSFRNYEGFGGLPQGEKTFGHALQKAGYETCVVGKWQLGGKHEQILGFGWDEYCLCNGVTPKDPKAKPLRQGKERYWYNSKIIANGKYYETDEIYGPDMVNEYACDFIKRQKDKPFFLYYPMILPHSPWAPTPLSESGDKSGKKICEVRYFKDNIEYIDHLVGNVLKALEESGQRENTVVMFTGDNGTGYAAYCNDSSTETKRFYSVNGDKHEELIAEAGEKSPKLKNTKPGKGEYMEGPVTRTSYGDVPGRKDTMLRDGTGVPMIVDWPKYREQYNEQGHSWDDLIDFSDFFATITELADTKVAYPVDGISFAPRLRGEGKNDRQFVFCHYWDFGRRAEGARDSIHDQRWKIYNDGSFFDMKNDPDEKQALKVEDLNEQGIMARGRLMASYHELRAMTLPVAKVSDFKKPPVVKKKKKSNKKKQK